The following are encoded in a window of Magnolia sinica isolate HGM2019 chromosome 11, MsV1, whole genome shotgun sequence genomic DNA:
- the LOC131219178 gene encoding scopoletin glucosyltransferase-like, which yields MGVESHPLHLFCFPFLAPGHMIPMIDMAKLFAEREARVSIIATPSNASLFEKTIYRTRCSGHRIEIHCLEFPSSVAGLPDGCENLNDIQSIDNLIDFMKAVDMFQEPFEQLVEEHQPDCIISDLFLPWTLDVADKFAIPRLVFNGTSFFSLCVTERIQRYAPHKNVASDMEAFIVPCLPHSIELTKSQIPDFAKAQSGFVEFFERVKEANARSFGVVMNTFYELEPAYVEHYKMELGRKAWNVGPVSLCNRNTVDVAERGKKACIGPDDCLKWLDGNTSASVVYVCFGSLSQFTAPQLLEIALALEASNRPFLWVVGNSEKLSENEWLPDGFEERMQGKGLIMRGWAPQVLILNHPAVGVFVTHCGWNSTLEAISAGVTMVTWPMFAEQFYNEKLITQVLKIGVSVGCRVWVLYEEMERPVIRRDQIEKVITLMMDGGEEAEGMRKRAKELGEMANRAVEVGGSSYADMSRLIEELKTYSLKAK from the coding sequence ATGGGTGTCGAAAGCCATCCACTTCATCTATTCTGCTTCCCTTTCCTGGCTCCAGGCCACATGATCCCCATGATAGACATGGCCAAGCTATTTGCAGAGCGTGAAGCAAGGGTTAGCATCATCGCCACACCCAGCAATGCCTCCCTATTCGAAAAGACCATCTATCGAACCCGATGCTCCGGCCACCGGATCGAGATCCACTGCCTCGAATTCCCTTCCTCAGTTGCCGGCTTACCAGACGGGTGTGAAAATCTCAacgacatccaatccattgacaacTTAATAGACTTCATGAAAGCAGTTGACATGTTCCAGGAACCATTCGAGCAACTCGTCGAGGAACACCAACCCGACTGCATCATCTCAGATTTGTTCTTGCCGTGGACACTTGATGTTGCAGACAAGTTCGCGATACCGAGGTTGGTCTTCAACGGGACTAGCTTTTTCTCGCTCTGTGTCACGGAGAGGATTCAGCGTTACGCGCCTCATAAAAACGTCGCCTCGGACATGGAGGCCTTTATAGTTCCGTGCCTCCCGCACTCCATAGAGCTCACCAAATCTCAGATTCCAGACTTCGCTAAAGCGCAAAGCGGttttgttgagttctttgagCGAGTCAAAGAGGCGAATGCCAGGAGCTTTGGAGTAGTCATGAACACCTTCTATGAGTTGGAGCCGGCCTACGTGGAGCATTACAAGATGGAGCTGGGTAGGAAGGCGTGGAACGTTGGACCAGTCTCTCTCTGCAATAGAAATACCGTCGATGTTGCCGAGAGAGGGAAGAAGGCCTGTATTGGCCCAGACGACTGTTTGAAGTGGCTTGACGGAAATACGTCAGCCTCCGTTGTGTATGTTTGTTTCGGGAGCCTAAGCCAGTTCACCGCTCCTCAGCTTCTGGAGATCGCACTGGCTCTGGAAGCATCCAACCGTCCTTTCCTCTGGGTGGTCGGGAATAGCGAGAAGTTATCTGAAAATGAATGGTTGCCTGATGGATTCGAGGAGAGGATGCAAGGGAAGGGCCTCATCATGagggggtgggccccacaggtactCATCCTCAACCATCCTGCCGTAGGAGTGTTTGTTACTCACTGCGGGTGGAATTCCACGCTCGAGGCCATAAGTGCTGGAGTGACGATGGTCACGTGGCCCATGTTTGCGGAGCAGTTCTATAACGAGAAGCTGATCACCCAGGTACTGAAGATCGGTGTTTCAGTAGGGTGCAGAGTATGGGTTTTATATGAAGAGATGGAGAGGCCGGTGATAAGGAGGGATCAGATCGAGAAGGTGATCACCTTgatgatggacggtggagaaGAAGCAGAAGGGATGAGAAAGAGGGCCAAGGAGTTGGGGGAGATGGCCAACAGAGCTGTAGAAGTGGGCGGATCTTCCTACGCCGACATGAGCCGTTTGATCGAAGAGCTGAAGACGTACAGCCTGAAAGCTAAATGA